One Bacillus sp. FJAT-52991 genomic region harbors:
- the tatC gene encoding twin-arginine translocase subunit TatC, translating to MEDRNMKAMEHFEELRKRIIITLVAFMLFLLLSFIFVQDIYHFMVKDLPFKLALLGPSDIIVVYLMIATVVAIAGTIPVAAHQLWLFIRPALTDKERKVTARYIPAIFLLFIGGICFSYFVLFPIVLSFLMSLSSEMFTTFFTTEKYFKFVLHMTLPFGFLFELPVVMMFLTSLGILNPYQLHKMRKYAYFALIVTSVLITPPDFLSDVLVIIPLILLYEVSVNLSKIVYKRKAAKVLQEETDLNAIN from the coding sequence ATGGAAGATCGAAATATGAAGGCTATGGAGCATTTTGAAGAGCTGAGAAAAAGGATCATTATTACATTAGTTGCATTTATGCTATTTTTGTTATTGTCTTTTATATTTGTGCAAGATATTTATCATTTTATGGTGAAGGATTTGCCTTTTAAGCTGGCTCTTTTAGGGCCAAGTGATATCATTGTTGTCTACTTGATGATTGCTACGGTAGTGGCGATTGCTGGCACGATCCCTGTAGCTGCTCATCAGCTTTGGCTATTTATTAGACCGGCACTCACAGACAAGGAAAGAAAAGTGACGGCAAGGTATATCCCAGCTATATTTCTACTATTTATCGGTGGGATCTGCTTTAGCTATTTTGTTCTTTTCCCCATTGTTTTGTCATTTTTAATGTCGTTATCTAGCGAGATGTTTACTACATTCTTTACAACGGAAAAATACTTTAAGTTCGTTCTACATATGACCTTGCCTTTTGGTTTCTTATTTGAGTTACCAGTTGTGATGATGTTTTTAACCAGTTTAGGTATATTAAATCCTTATCAATTACATAAAATGAGAAAGTATGCCTATTTCGCTTTAATTGTCACATCCGTGTTAATCACCCCACCAGACTTTTTATCAGATGTACTCGTCATCATTCCATTAATCTTGCTTTATGAAGTGAGTGTCAACTTATCGAAAATTGTGTATAAACGAAAAGCAGCTAAAGTTTTGCAAGAAGAGACGGATTTAAATGCGATTAATTAA
- a CDS encoding proline dehydrogenase, which produces MEALTRDFFLFLSKNNFLNKLAQNSGGNFAAGKIIGGTNFQSSIRFIRELNKQGLSVTVDHLGEFVDSKEVANERTEECIQTIEMIKKENLDSQVSLKMTSLGLDIDRDLVVQNMTRILDTAEKNQVMVTIDMEDVPRCQATLDLFKQFKEKYHYVSTVLQAYLYRTEADLADVSDYNPFLRLVKGAYKESPEHAYPEKKDVDENYKKLIAQNLLNGNYTAIASHDDQIIEFTKEFAKKNNIPNDQFEFQMLYGMRNKTQLELVKQGYKMRVYVPYGLDWYGYFMRRLAERPANIAFVFKGMVKK; this is translated from the coding sequence ATGGAAGCTTTGACTAGAGACTTTTTCTTATTTTTATCCAAAAATAATTTCCTTAATAAATTAGCTCAAAACAGCGGCGGAAATTTTGCTGCAGGAAAGATTATAGGCGGAACAAACTTTCAAAGCTCGATTAGATTTATTCGTGAATTGAACAAACAAGGATTATCCGTCACAGTGGATCACCTTGGGGAATTTGTCGATTCAAAAGAAGTAGCGAACGAAAGAACAGAAGAATGTATTCAAACGATCGAAATGATCAAAAAAGAAAATTTAGATTCACAAGTTTCCTTAAAAATGACTTCTTTAGGACTTGATATCGATCGCGATTTAGTTGTTCAAAATATGACAAGAATTTTAGATACAGCTGAAAAAAATCAAGTCATGGTTACTATTGACATGGAAGACGTGCCACGTTGCCAAGCGACCCTTGATTTATTTAAGCAATTTAAAGAAAAATATCATTATGTAAGCACAGTGCTGCAAGCTTATCTTTATCGAACAGAAGCGGATCTAGCTGATGTAAGCGATTACAATCCGTTTTTACGTCTTGTAAAAGGTGCGTATAAAGAATCTCCAGAACACGCTTATCCTGAGAAAAAAGATGTAGACGAAAATTATAAAAAACTTATTGCGCAAAACTTATTAAATGGGAACTACACAGCCATCGCTTCTCACGATGACCAAATCATCGAGTTCACAAAGGAATTTGCGAAAAAGAATAACATTCCTAACGATCAATTCGAATTCCAAATGCTTTACGGAATGAGAAACAAGACGCAGCTTGAGCTTGTGAAACAAGGCTACAAAATGCGTGTTTACGTACCATATGGCCTTGACTGGTATGGCTACTTCATGAGACGACTAGCTGAACGTCCTGCAAATATCGCCTTTGTTTTCAAAGGCATGGTGAAAAAATAA
- a CDS encoding prohibitin family protein produces MENTNNTKGKNRKIIGGAIIAIALALGALILAMFIEKIPNGYVGVVYSPNGGVQDETLEQGWHLVGLFDKVTMYPVRMQTVNYKDIQVATSDGKSVTVDFAYNYSIQPDKVVDVFNKFGPIPVEQIEESYLKTRLWDAGRKAIAKYSVIDTYGEKSSEAAVNVQNLFADDVGSLGFTVDNLTLGVPKPDKATQAAIDQRVSAAQELERKQIELKIAKAEAEKKKIEAQGIAEYNEIIKKSISKEVIQNKWIEKWDGKMPKATGSNQLIEIPIDEPTAK; encoded by the coding sequence ATGGAAAACACGAACAACACAAAGGGTAAGAACCGCAAAATCATCGGTGGAGCCATTATCGCGATCGCATTAGCTTTAGGTGCACTCATTCTCGCCATGTTTATTGAAAAAATTCCAAATGGATATGTTGGTGTCGTCTACAGTCCAAATGGCGGCGTACAAGACGAAACGTTAGAGCAAGGCTGGCACCTCGTTGGTCTATTCGATAAAGTAACCATGTACCCTGTCAGAATGCAAACAGTCAATTATAAAGACATTCAAGTGGCCACATCCGACGGGAAAAGTGTAACTGTCGACTTCGCTTACAACTACAGCATTCAGCCGGATAAAGTCGTCGATGTATTTAATAAATTCGGTCCGATTCCTGTGGAACAAATTGAAGAGTCTTACTTAAAAACAAGATTATGGGATGCTGGACGTAAAGCAATTGCCAAATATTCTGTTATCGATACGTATGGAGAAAAGTCGTCTGAAGCAGCCGTCAATGTCCAAAACTTATTTGCGGATGATGTTGGTAGCTTAGGCTTTACTGTCGATAATTTAACACTAGGTGTGCCGAAGCCGGATAAAGCCACTCAAGCAGCAATTGATCAACGAGTGAGTGCAGCACAAGAACTAGAAAGAAAACAAATAGAATTAAAGATTGCTAAAGCAGAAGCAGAAAAGAAAAAAATCGAAGCCCAAGGGATTGCTGAATACAATGAAATTATTAAAAAATCAATCTCTAAAGAAGTCATCCAAAACAAATGGATCGAAAAATGGGACGGAAAAATGCCAAAAGCAACAGGTTCTAATCAGTTAATTGAAATTCCAATCGATGAACCAACAGCGAAATAG
- a CDS encoding PhoX family protein, which translates to MTEELNRRKFLTYVGTGVTALTVASTGLGVFAPKVQAEGTNAASHLFGIKKKVSGLSFTPIKPTDKDELVLPRGYKYDVVAAYGDVINQKGDTFGYNNDFTMFFPINGSDERGLLWVNHEYTSDLWVTGPKNKDGKYSKDQIQKLLYNQGGSIIEVYRDEEGVWKMDTASQYARRISGLTPFQLTGPAKKADVVGKVDVVQGTFANCSGGKTLWNTVLSAEENYESTSMDANLNETHYGWIVEVDPYNESFAPRKHTALGRFHHENAAMGLTKDGRIVVYMGDDKTDACVYKFISKGKYVKSRKQANSALLEDGTLYAADMKNGKWVALTVDAVKAAAKGNKDILGKFKTQADVLVYAHDAAVLLGATPTDRPEDVEISPFDRTVFIAHTNNSKHGNIHGHITRFIEDNDDLGSLTFDFEIFACGGRQSGFSAPDNLTFDSSGNLWTVTDISSSSVNKGVFTTFKNNGIFVIPTMGDKQGDAFQFASAPVEAELTGPCFTDDEKTLFLAVQHPGEETKDIKKPTSMWPHRKGDNQPRPSVVAISSYKY; encoded by the coding sequence ATGACAGAAGAATTAAACCGTCGAAAGTTTTTAACTTATGTAGGAACTGGGGTAACTGCTTTGACAGTTGCTTCTACCGGCTTAGGCGTTTTCGCTCCAAAAGTTCAAGCCGAAGGGACCAATGCGGCGTCTCATCTATTCGGTATTAAAAAGAAAGTATCTGGTTTAAGTTTCACGCCAATCAAACCGACAGATAAAGATGAATTAGTGTTGCCACGCGGTTATAAATATGATGTTGTGGCAGCCTATGGAGATGTCATCAATCAAAAAGGGGACACTTTCGGCTACAACAATGACTTTACTATGTTTTTCCCGATCAATGGTTCAGATGAAAGAGGGCTATTATGGGTGAATCATGAGTATACAAGCGATCTATGGGTAACAGGTCCGAAAAACAAAGACGGAAAATATTCAAAAGATCAAATTCAAAAGCTTCTATATAACCAAGGCGGATCAATTATTGAAGTATATCGTGATGAAGAAGGCGTGTGGAAAATGGACACAGCTTCTCAGTATGCGCGCCGTATTTCTGGTCTTACTCCTTTTCAATTGACAGGCCCCGCTAAAAAAGCAGACGTTGTAGGAAAAGTGGATGTGGTTCAAGGAACATTTGCTAACTGTTCAGGTGGGAAAACTCTTTGGAACACGGTTTTATCTGCTGAAGAAAACTATGAATCTACTTCGATGGATGCAAACTTAAATGAAACTCATTATGGATGGATTGTAGAAGTAGATCCTTACAATGAAAGTTTTGCTCCGCGCAAGCATACGGCTTTAGGTCGCTTCCATCATGAAAATGCAGCCATGGGATTAACAAAGGATGGCCGAATCGTTGTTTACATGGGCGATGATAAAACGGATGCGTGTGTGTATAAATTCATTAGTAAAGGGAAGTATGTGAAATCTCGTAAACAAGCAAACTCTGCTTTATTAGAAGATGGCACGCTTTATGCGGCTGATATGAAAAACGGAAAGTGGGTTGCTTTGACTGTTGATGCAGTAAAAGCAGCAGCGAAAGGAAATAAAGATATTCTTGGGAAATTTAAGACACAAGCAGATGTTCTTGTTTATGCACATGATGCGGCTGTATTATTAGGAGCTACTCCAACAGATCGTCCAGAAGATGTGGAAATTAGTCCGTTTGATCGCACAGTATTTATCGCTCACACGAATAACTCCAAACACGGGAATATTCATGGGCATATCACGAGATTTATTGAGGATAATGATGATTTAGGTTCTTTAACATTTGATTTTGAAATCTTCGCTTGCGGCGGACGCCAAAGTGGATTTAGTGCACCAGATAACTTAACATTCGATAGCTCAGGAAATTTATGGACAGTGACCGACATTTCTTCAAGCTCTGTCAATAAAGGGGTATTTACTACTTTCAAGAATAATGGGATATTCGTTATTCCGACTATGGGTGATAAGCAAGGTGATGCATTCCAATTTGCTTCTGCTCCAGTTGAAGCTGAATTAACAGGTCCATGTTTCACTGATGATGAAAAGACGCTATTTTTAGCTGTTCAGCATCCAGGTGAAGAAACGAAAGATATTAAAAAGCCAACAAGTATGTGGCCACATCGCAAAGGTGATAATCAGCCGCGTCCATCGGTTGTAGCTATTTCATCTTATAAGTACTAG
- the putP gene encoding sodium/proline symporter PutP, which yields MLDYSLIASVTVYMVGMLFIGYFAYKKTSNLSDYMLGGRGLGPAVTALSAGASDMSGWLLMGLPGAMFATGLSSSWIVIGLTLGAWANWLYVAPRLRTYTEVANDSITIPGFLENRFNDQSKILRLISGLVILIFFTFYVSSGMVSGGVLFQNTFGLDYHTGLWIITAVVVSYTLFGGFLAVSWTDFVQGLIMFLALILVPLVTLMHVGGFGTTIETARSIDPDLLDVFKGASFLSVASLFAWGLGYFGQPHIIVRFMAITSVKEIKKARRIGMSWMIFSSIGAMLTGFVGITYYHQNGLKLSDPETIFIKLGEILFDPIITGFLISAILAAIMSTISSQLLVTSSSLTEDLYKTFFRRSASDKELVFLGRLSVLLVSIVALVLSWEKSKTILDLVGYAWAGFGSAFGPMIILSLYWKRMTKWGALAGMVVGAVTVIVWSKIGLSDMLYEMIPGFTASLLAIVIVSLLTTKPSAQVEQQFQQFEQKLKEES from the coding sequence ATGTTGGATTATTCTTTAATTGCTTCGGTCACGGTATATATGGTCGGAATGCTGTTCATTGGTTATTTCGCTTATAAGAAAACATCAAATTTATCGGATTATATGTTAGGTGGACGCGGGTTAGGTCCAGCGGTTACAGCTTTAAGTGCTGGAGCTTCAGATATGAGTGGATGGCTATTAATGGGATTGCCTGGTGCGATGTTTGCGACGGGTCTTAGTTCCTCATGGATCGTCATTGGTTTAACACTTGGGGCATGGGCAAACTGGCTTTATGTCGCCCCTCGATTAAGAACTTACACAGAAGTGGCTAATGATTCGATCACTATTCCAGGCTTCTTAGAAAATCGTTTTAACGATCAGTCTAAAATTCTACGTTTAATTTCCGGTTTAGTTATCTTAATTTTCTTTACTTTCTATGTCTCTTCAGGAATGGTTTCTGGAGGCGTATTGTTCCAAAACACATTTGGACTTGATTACCACACAGGCCTTTGGATCATTACAGCCGTTGTTGTTTCCTACACTCTTTTTGGCGGATTCTTGGCGGTAAGTTGGACAGACTTTGTTCAAGGTTTAATTATGTTTCTTGCCTTAATCCTTGTCCCTCTTGTCACGTTGATGCATGTGGGCGGATTTGGTACAACGATTGAGACAGCTCGCTCTATCGATCCAGATTTGCTAGACGTTTTTAAAGGAGCCAGCTTTTTAAGTGTTGCATCCTTATTCGCTTGGGGTCTTGGATATTTTGGACAACCTCACATCATCGTTCGTTTTATGGCGATTACTTCTGTTAAAGAAATTAAAAAAGCTCGCCGCATCGGTATGAGCTGGATGATTTTCTCTAGTATTGGCGCGATGCTAACGGGCTTTGTCGGTATCACTTACTACCACCAAAACGGATTAAAACTCAGTGATCCTGAAACGATCTTCATTAAGTTAGGCGAAATTTTATTCGATCCAATTATTACAGGTTTCTTGATCTCTGCCATTTTAGCAGCGATCATGAGTACAATCTCTTCTCAATTGCTTGTTACTTCAAGTTCATTAACAGAAGATTTATACAAAACATTTTTCCGTCGCTCCGCTTCGGATAAAGAGCTTGTTTTCTTAGGTCGTTTATCTGTTCTTCTTGTATCAATTGTTGCCCTCGTCCTTTCTTGGGAAAAGAGTAAAACAATTCTTGATCTAGTCGGCTATGCTTGGGCAGGTTTTGGTTCCGCATTCGGTCCAATGATCATTCTTAGCCTTTACTGGAAACGCATGACGAAATGGGGCGCACTAGCAGGAATGGTTGTAGGTGCTGTAACGGTTATTGTTTGGTCAAAGATCGGGTTATCTGATATGTTATACGAAATGATCCCTGGCTTCACAGCAAGCCTCCTTGCCATCGTCATCGTCAGTTTGCTAACAACTAAACCATCCGCACAAGTCGAACAACAATTCCAACAGTTCGAACAAAAACTGAAAGAAGAAAGTTAA
- the pruA gene encoding L-glutamate gamma-semialdehyde dehydrogenase yields MIPYKHEPFTDFSKEENKKAYEEALALVQSYLGQDYPLVIGGEKITTEEKITSYNPADKQEVIGRVSKASQELAEKAMQAAVETFENWKKVKPEVRADVLFKAAAIIRRRKHEFSALLTKEAGKPWNEADADTAEAIDFLEFYGRQMLKIKDGVPVESRPGEYNRYGYIPLGVGIIISPWNFPFAIMAGTTVAAIVTGNTVLLKPASTTPVVSAKFVEVMEEAGLPKGVLNFVPGSGAEVGDYLVDHPKTRFISFTGSRDVGLRIFERASKLNEGQIWLKRVIAEMGGKDTIVVDKEADLELAAQSIVKSAFGFSGQKCSACSRAVIVEDVYDQVLNRAVELTKEITVGNPVDNHYMGPVIDQAAFDKIMSYAKLGHEEGRVVAGGEGDDSKGYFVQPTIVADVDPKARLMQEEIFGPVVAFAKAKDFDHALEIANNTEYGLTGAVITTNRANMEKAREDFHVGNLYFNRGCTGAIVGYQPFGGFNMSGTDSKAGGPDYLQLHMQAKTTSEML; encoded by the coding sequence ATGATTCCATATAAACACGAACCATTTACCGATTTTTCAAAAGAAGAGAATAAAAAAGCATATGAAGAGGCATTAGCCCTTGTACAAAGCTATTTAGGTCAAGATTACCCGCTTGTTATTGGTGGCGAGAAAATCACGACGGAAGAGAAAATTACGTCTTACAACCCAGCAGACAAACAAGAAGTGATCGGTCGCGTATCAAAAGCGAGCCAAGAACTAGCAGAAAAAGCGATGCAAGCAGCGGTAGAAACATTTGAAAATTGGAAAAAAGTAAAACCAGAAGTTCGTGCCGATGTATTATTCAAAGCGGCGGCAATCATTCGTCGCCGCAAGCACGAATTCTCTGCTCTTTTAACAAAAGAAGCCGGTAAACCTTGGAATGAAGCGGATGCCGATACAGCAGAAGCAATTGACTTCCTTGAATTCTACGGCCGTCAAATGTTGAAAATTAAAGATGGTGTGCCAGTGGAAAGTCGCCCAGGTGAATATAACCGTTACGGCTATATTCCATTAGGAGTAGGGATTATCATCTCTCCTTGGAACTTCCCGTTTGCGATCATGGCTGGCACAACGGTGGCGGCGATTGTCACAGGAAATACAGTGTTATTAAAGCCCGCTTCCACTACGCCTGTCGTTTCGGCGAAATTTGTCGAAGTGATGGAGGAAGCAGGTCTTCCAAAAGGCGTATTAAACTTCGTACCGGGAAGTGGCGCCGAAGTGGGCGATTACTTAGTGGATCATCCGAAAACACGCTTTATCTCTTTCACAGGTTCTCGTGATGTGGGTCTTCGCATTTTCGAACGTGCGTCTAAACTAAACGAAGGCCAAATTTGGTTAAAACGTGTCATCGCTGAGATGGGCGGAAAAGACACGATTGTGGTCGATAAAGAAGCGGATCTTGAATTAGCGGCTCAATCGATTGTGAAATCAGCATTTGGTTTCTCTGGACAAAAATGTTCGGCTTGTTCTCGTGCGGTGATCGTAGAAGATGTGTACGATCAAGTCTTAAATCGTGCGGTTGAGTTAACGAAAGAAATCACAGTTGGTAACCCAGTAGACAATCATTACATGGGACCAGTGATTGACCAAGCAGCGTTTGACAAAATCATGAGCTATGCAAAGCTTGGCCATGAAGAAGGTCGCGTCGTAGCAGGTGGCGAAGGTGATGACTCGAAAGGTTACTTCGTTCAGCCAACGATCGTAGCGGATGTCGATCCGAAAGCTCGTTTAATGCAAGAGGAAATCTTTGGCCCAGTGGTTGCCTTTGCAAAAGCGAAAGACTTCGATCATGCGCTTGAAATTGCGAACAACACAGAATACGGTTTAACAGGTGCGGTGATTACAACCAACCGTGCGAACATGGAAAAAGCACGCGAAGACTTCCATGTGGGTAACCTTTACTTCAACCGCGGCTGTACAGGAGCGATCGTTGGATACCAGCCATTCGGCGGCTTCAACATGTCAGGAACCGACTCTAAAGCGGGTGGCCCTGATTACTTACAGCTACACATGCAAGCAAAAACAACTTCAGAAATGCTATAA
- a CDS encoding twin-arginine translocase TatA/TatE family subunit: MLQNIGIPGLILVLVIALIIFGPSKLPEIGRAFGSTLKEFKKSTRELVSDDADEETIAKKEKKSLT; this comes from the coding sequence ATGTTACAAAATATTGGTATACCGGGGCTGATCTTAGTTCTAGTCATTGCTTTAATCATCTTTGGTCCTTCAAAGCTACCAGAAATCGGTCGTGCTTTTGGGTCTACTTTAAAAGAGTTTAAGAAATCGACCCGTGAGCTAGTGTCTGATGATGCGGATGAGGAAACGATTGCTAAGAAAGAGAAGAAAAGCCTCACATAA
- a CDS encoding PucR family transcriptional regulator, protein MSVLLEKILSLTDVNEITEFISQILKKPIVLEDDQFSLLAYSSYSIEAFDKANKETIFSKRSPIPILEKFIEEGIIDQLKSIPKPFRVKQIEEIGLNQRVVVSAKHKEQIFGYIWVQEIKPLLTDEELDFLHQVSSHIGMLLYKKKQLSIMKNKEKDHFYKKIIDHVYQNENEIKWEAANHNLILPTTFIVNIFTMTKIEDDNFDELTETVKLFANALKHSSHLFIDQQNIVVLIGSRSSNNSLIHESALELTNTILSQCKDQAVYAGIGNEYSSISMLRNSYLEALEVIKVAKFLGSPTRISPDYNKLGVFRYLEAIQRHNHQTKYVNQDLIKLKKKDQESQSNLLNTVEVFLVNNCRLKQTAEQLFIHPNTLKYRMKQIDELTAIDFNDVHVRCQLFIDLQLLKREAAH, encoded by the coding sequence ATGAGTGTGTTATTGGAAAAGATCCTTTCTCTAACGGATGTGAATGAGATTACGGAGTTCATTAGCCAAATTTTAAAGAAACCTATTGTGTTAGAGGATGATCAATTTTCTTTGCTAGCTTATAGTTCTTATTCGATAGAAGCTTTTGATAAAGCAAATAAAGAAACGATTTTCTCGAAACGCTCACCCATTCCTATTTTAGAGAAATTTATAGAGGAAGGCATTATTGATCAACTGAAATCCATTCCGAAGCCTTTTCGAGTGAAGCAAATCGAAGAAATCGGATTAAACCAACGCGTCGTTGTCAGTGCAAAACACAAGGAACAAATATTCGGCTACATTTGGGTGCAAGAAATAAAACCGCTCCTTACCGATGAAGAACTAGATTTTCTCCATCAAGTCTCCTCTCATATCGGGATGCTACTATATAAGAAGAAACAACTAAGCATCATGAAAAATAAAGAGAAAGATCATTTCTACAAAAAAATCATTGATCATGTGTATCAAAATGAAAATGAAATTAAATGGGAAGCTGCCAACCACAACCTCATCCTTCCCACTACATTTATTGTTAACATTTTCACTATGACGAAAATAGAAGACGACAACTTTGACGAACTAACAGAAACGGTGAAATTGTTTGCCAATGCTTTAAAGCACTCCTCTCATCTATTCATCGATCAACAAAACATCGTTGTTCTGATCGGCAGCCGCTCATCAAATAACAGCCTCATTCATGAGAGTGCACTGGAACTAACAAACACGATTTTAAGTCAATGTAAAGATCAAGCCGTCTATGCTGGAATTGGGAACGAGTATTCCTCGATCTCGATGCTAAGAAATAGCTATTTAGAAGCATTAGAAGTGATTAAAGTCGCTAAATTTCTCGGCTCGCCTACACGAATTTCCCCTGACTACAACAAGTTAGGCGTCTTTCGTTATTTAGAGGCCATTCAACGACATAACCATCAGACAAAATATGTGAATCAAGATTTAATCAAACTGAAGAAAAAAGATCAAGAAAGTCAGAGCAATCTATTGAACACGGTCGAAGTCTTCTTAGTAAACAATTGTCGCCTAAAACAAACAGCGGAACAACTTTTTATCCATCCGAATACGTTAAAATATCGCATGAAACAAATCGACGAATTAACAGCTATTGATTTCAATGATGTCCATGTCAGATGTCAATTATTTATCGACCTGCAACTCTTGAAACGAGAAGCCGCACACTGA